The region ataccgcgtgctatgttcacaacagagtcaccttgagaaaaggaacctcctccactctgtatgaaatatggaagggcagaaaacccactgtgaagtactttcatatttttggaagtaaatgctacattctcacagatcgtgaacagagaaggaagctagatcccaaaagtgatgaaggcatatttctgggatactccactaacagcagagcctacagagtgttcaactacaggaccaatgtcctgatggaatccataaatgtcattgtggatgataaagaggaaggaaccgatgtcatggaggatgttgaaacattccttgacagtccaactgacagtccagtcaagtctgaagaagtacaggaacctcctcctaaatgtgaagtagaggcaccctccaaagtgccatctatcaggattcagaaagaccaccctaaggatcttatcataggggatcccaccagtggtgtaactaccaggtcaagaggaataaactcaaattcctgctttgtttccaaggttgaaccaaagaatgtgaaagaagccctgactgatgaatactggatcattgccatgcaagaggaactcgagcagttcacaaggcatgaagtatgggagctagttccaagacctgaagggtccaacatcattggtaccaagtggatctacaaaaacaaatctgatgagaaaggagtaattactagaaataaagcaagactagtagctcaaggatacactcaagtagaaggggtagactttgatgagacatttgctcctgtggctagacttgagtccatcagattgctgttgggggtagcatgcatcctgaagtttaagctattccaaatggatgtgaagagtgcattcttgaatggctacctgaatgaagaagtttatgtggaacaacccaaagggttctgtgatcctaaccaacctgagcatgtatacaagttgaagaaagccttgtatgggttgaagcaagcacccagagcttggtatgaaaggttaaccgaatttctgacctcaaatggatacagaaagggtggcattgataaaaccttgtttgtaaaggatgaagaaggcaaaatcatgatagctcaaatctatgttgatgatatagtctttggtggaatgtcagaacaaatggttaaacaatttgttcaccagatgcagtctgagtttgaaatgagtctagtgggagaactgacctatttccttggaatgcaagtaaaccaaatggaggactctatgtttctctcccaaagcaagtatgccaagaacatagttaagaagtttggtatggataatgccaggcacaagaggactcctgctcctactcatctgaagttaaccaaagatgatggagggcctagtgtcgatcaatgcctgtacagaagcatgataggtagtctactgtatctaactgcaagtagacctgatatttcttatgcagttggagtatgttccagataccaagcagagcccaaggtgagccacttgaatcaagtcaaaaggattctcaagtacatcaatgggacgtgtgactatggaatgctgtattcacatgggtctgagcctgtcctatctgggtactgtgatgctgattgggctggaagtgctgatgacagaaaaagcacatcaggtggatgtttcttcttgggagaaaacctcatatcgtggttcagcaagaagcagaattgtgtctctctgtccactgcagaggctgaatacatagctgcaggaagcagttgctcccaactggtctggatgaaacagatgctcactgagtacaatgtctctcaaaatgtcatgacattgttcggtgataatctcagtgccatcaatatctccaagaatcccatccaacacagcaggaccaaacatattgacattaggcaccacttcatcagagatctggtggaagacaaggtgatcactttggaacatgtagccacggatcttcaactggctgacatatttacaaaggctctggatgctactcagtttgaaaacttaaggagcaaactgggaatatgtctctctgagaccttatagcaaccactgatgtttgggataaattgtttaatatctctgcctattaaacaatttgtactaggctatgatgggtcaacagatcatagctatgctgcttacaacaagggtggatacaagagggtaaggagacaccctacagagagaaggccaatgtacctgcaggagttcaaggatgctgttcatgcaggagtggttctggatgtcagaaacaaaatcatggcatctgatatggtggtacctactgtaaagcaaaagtgggtgatcacttgatcgaagctgtgaagcaagatcaagtggatgttaacttggttgaaactgtgaagtaaaaccaagtctggaactctgtcattgtgctctggctatgttgttggctttggcaacatttgtgacaaaaagggggagtaataaccaccaatacccctgacaaacagagtgggtctctacaacagactctcatgacagatctgaagattccccccctgcagctgatgttgaagtttaggtgcaacttctcataagtgtgtgctgctatgtgaagttctttcttaacttccatgtgtgtgagtgtgctgccactctgagtgtattagctagtattattccgctgctatgaactctgttatggggatcaaagtgttttagccaaaaatttgccaaagggggagtttgtaggtgtttaattggctacattatatggtaaaacactaatgtcttgactgatgtcatgacatgtatgtgtgactacattgtagttactgcaggactagctaacacatgattattgaatgctgtgacattcatacctgtcaacagatactaaggaacagaagttctgttagaacttagtattcatttgcagtctggttatcaaggaagaaccagacctggcataaggcctactgactgaatgtcaaactggatgttgtgacattcatcattgacagcagctactgaagattaggcagagtggtgttctgctatacttcagcatattacttagtttgttcttcaagagaataacagaactaacttaaggccaattgtgtaaatgttaagttggacactttgacatttattaatgtaagctgttactgtagtatggtcattttgatcatgtacaggtcagcaaatttgtacaatctgttttctggaaaaacagactcagcatatggaccttgatgtcaagctgaatgtcgtgacattcattcctgacagcatatgctaaattgtaggttgttcagttttctgtttcagctttttctcaggctattctttagggattcaacagctgagagaaaatccaggaaatcaacaaccaagctacattcaatgaacctaacaaatagcctatttgttagcaacctaaatgttgaatttgagggaacttgtgtgacctaaaattcaggaaaatacaggtgcaaaagcccagatgctgcaatataaaaaggaaggcattccttcattcagtttcggggattttgaggcgtgaagatttagtgtgtccatcatacttcactgctgtattttgtgagtctagtattagacgtatcttgtaagccaagccattatcaagtagatgatagctttggcatagggtgttcattgagttgtaagtgttgtgtcactcaaagcttttaagcgtgagtgctgtgtatcttgatttaagctgtgaagcataatcaagagttgtttttgaagtgtgacttcaaagtgtctttaatatcactgaggtgattgagggggagtgagtaggaactctgatcttaggttaagattgaaattgcattgggtagggattaagtgagaagttgtaaacgggtgagtttagctttgaattgatactactaatagtggatttcctccctggcttggtagcccccagatgtaggtcatgttggactgaactgggtgaacaattacttgtgttatttactgcacttactgttaagttctgcataatccctgtctgtgcagaattggatgtcataactgttggtgtaagccctagaggccaatacattttggtacttgtatcgaataataaaaggcattctctttattatggttgattaataaagtccgtggaatagatagtccgtttaatgtattaagtgtgacttaatcatgagaacacattaaacataaggacactattcctaaagtatccgtagtcgagctttagtgtgaagtgggataacattaaagcattaagactattatgtttgtagactgatgatcacatctcatggatcatggataaagagttatcaagtcttaaacatgggtatgaatgttaggagtaatatttataccggattgacccgctatgagaatactatatagaaagttatgcaaggtgtcataagttattctcatggtgataatagtgtattccactcttcgacctgaaaccactatggatcctagatgtagagtcgagtgctttattgctgatccaacgttgtccgtaactggataaccataaagacagttgatgggtactccacgaagcatgctgagggacatgagtgacctagatggaatttgcccatcctgcataacaggatataatgtctatgggcccaatattgaactggacaaggatgacacggtctatgccttgtgttcaatatagacataagggcaaaagggtaattatacacataattattatcacagatggttttgtcagatcacatgacattttcgtgtcttgggtagcagtgatgtgttgctagataccgctcactgtttattatattaaatgtgtgatttaatataattgccaacgtcacgaaaacctacagggtcacacacaaaggacggattgatgagagatagagtaactaaggaataccgtaaggtacggtgcccttaagtggattatagaacatcgtaaggtacggtgtacttgagtagaatacgaaatatggtaaggtaccatgggcttaagtgattttgggcatattataagatatgggccaaaatacacttaagtgggcttttagcttgaagcccacacaagtggttctataaatagaacccttgtgcagaagcaaagatttgcggttgcattattttcgttttctcacactctctctctctctcactcaaagccttcattcgtaccagctagcactgagactgaaggaatccgttcgtgtggactgagtagagacgttgtcatcgttcaacgttcgtgatcgcttcgtggatttgcatcaaaggttttgatcgtcacaagagatctgcaccaaaggtttcaaccgtcacaagaggtaaatattctatcactgatcatgaccattcgtaaggatctctaaaggagaaaattttaatttccgctgcgctttggatcgcaattctccttcaataacaaccagtgtgacatccaaagtctgataactagaatttcatatatatatatatatatatatatatatatatatatatatatatatatatatatatatatatatatatatatatattatatataatatatatatatatatatatatatatatatatatatataatatatatatatatatatatatatatatatatatataaaaggttcctgtagagtactacagatgattagggtgctaatactttccctcTTCATAACACACCCCCGTACCTTAGAATCCCCCCCCCCCTTTTTCTTAActtaagtttaatcttctagctttgcatatacatattgggttatttttgaatcttttccccttcccttggataaattaaagtttggtggtgatattttgattctTGAGTCAAGTCTAATCAATAGCTCAGTCTCCAATTCTTCACCGCGACAGAAATGGCGACTTCATTGTGGAAGGAATATTAAGTGGGTGATACCTAACTTGTTTatatgtgtttattattatttgttgCTATGTTTGCTTGGGTTTTATTATGGAGATCTATAAGTGGTGAGGAAATCCTAACCCGGATTAGAGAATACAAACAAGATAGGAAGGTGGTATAATCAATGTTACATGTCTGGAGGAATCCTAAGCATGATTAACATATGATATAACtccgctcagtggagacccctttgATGGTAATATTAGTTGTTACGAGTAAATCATAGTGGTATTATTATCTTCGATATGAGATTCTAAGAAACTGAGGACCTTTAGAACCTTTTCAACCCCTCTAAGActttttaggatgtagtgtggagATTATCCAGGTGTAAGATCTTAGGTAATtgttacgcgatgctacactcagacgagtttctcttgagaatattattggtctACGAGCAAGTCGTTAAaccgataatatccgaaagatggatCTATGACTCTGGGGACCACTTTAGAACCTTATTCTACATATACAAAATAAACCTATTAGTTCATACATTGTGGGATGGTTAGACCCTTGGCTCCATGATTAATGTAAAAACCCTAAACCCGTATTTGTGAaacatgcattcatgcatccataaAAACTTTTTTGCATAAAAACCAAGAAACTCAATAGTTTTCTTTTGAAAATATCGATAGGTAAAATGGAACTTGAAAGGAGGAATACCAAGAAATACACTTTCAAATGTCCTGACTTAACAGAGTTGAAGAAGCTTGGTTCTATGATAGTTAGTCCAGAGGATTTCAGAGCTCAGTATGGAAGACTTGTGGGTATcttgaagaccaaggttgaagGTGGAGTTCTCAAACCTtggtacagttttatgatccatTATACCATTACTTCACATTTCTAGACTACCAACTTATGCCTACTCTAGAATAATACTCTTATTAGTTTGGTTTGCCAGTCTCTGACAAATTACCATTCAATGGTTCAGAGAAGACCCCTACACCAGCAGCTATTGCAGAAGCATTTCACCTAAAAACGTCTGTTGTGAAGGCCAACTTCATTACAAAAGGAGGGATTCTAGGTCTAACCTCTAGATTCCTGATGGATAAAGCCTTTATCTTTGCAGAAGCAGATATATATGCCTTTGAAGCCATTTTTTCTCTACTTATTTATGGAATTGTGCTCTTCCTAAACATTGATGACTTTGTGGATGTTAATGTTGTACGAATCTTCTTAATTGGTAACCCAATACCCATATTACTTGGATATACCTATCATTCTATCCATCACATGACTAAGGAAGGTGGTGGAACCATTATTTGTTGTGCACCTCTCCTATATAAGTGGTTTATCTCTCACTTACCCAGATCCATACTTTTTAGGGAGAATCCACAGAAGCTCAGTTGGTCTCAGAGGTTCATGTCCATTGATCAAGGGAATATACATTGGTATGACCCCTCCTATGATGTTGGAGTAATTATTGATAGTTGTAGTgaatttcctaatgtacctctCCTTGGTGTACATAggggaattaactacaaccccaTCCTTGCCAGAGGCCAGTTAGGATATCCTATGGCAGATAAACCTGATAACCTTCTGTTGTCAGTTTTCTTTTACCTCAATGAAGAAGAGAGTTCCGGTTTGAAGGATAGAACCATACATGTTTGGCGTAACATTCACATGAAAGGAAAAGACCGACCAGGAAGAAAGAATTATGTTGCTTTTGAGCCCTACACCCAATGGGTTTGTGCTAGAGCCAGTGAACTTAAGATGCCCTATGCTTCTGAGAAGCCCTCATTCCCTTATGCTATAACATCATCATACACCATTCCTATTGAGAATAGGGAAGAGTTTCAAGAAATTTTGACTAGGTTGAAATTGGAAAGAGACGCTTGGGAAGGCAAGTACCATGTCTTGAATGataagaagatgaagatggaacAACAACTAAAGGAGAAggatgatttgattgagattctAGAACAACAAGCTGTGAAGAAACAGGAGGAACAAGAAGATTTACTTCTATCTAAAGTCCATCCATTTCATGAGTACTCCAACATACCTCTCACCTCAGGTGCTTGGAAGGGAATCATCGACAAGCTTATGGTCGAGAACGCTAAGCTAAAGAGACAGAAAAGGAAGCATCAGCTAGCAACATGACCTTCTACATATGAGATTCCTTAGGACTCATAGACTTAGATGTTTTCCTCTTGTATTATTTAGGATCATTAAAATTATACTTCATCCTTTGTAATCCcttaattatttaataaaaagAGGTTTTTGTTCAGCTTATACCAAATTTTGTCTCTATAATATTTGCAATAAATTATTGAGTTTCTTAAAAATTAAAACTCATCTTTTGCATCtacatatcatgcatcattcaagCACAAGTTCCTTCATTTAAGAAACTTACACGTGTCTTCTCCCTCCAATAGTCAAACTAAATCACCAATGCAATACTCGAGCCAGTCGTCGGAGAAGGATGAGTCAGCTTGAACAAGAAAACCAAGAGCTCAGGGAGGAAGTAATCACCTTGAAAGACAATTTGGAAAGGCTTACTGCTATGATGGAGACTTTGGTGGCTGTTCAGAATCAATCATCGAACAATTCTTAAGATCCATTGCAACAAACAACAATCTCTGAGAACGTCTCGACGCCCATTCTGGTGGCGCCTGTCAATGATCAACAATATCACATGCCACCCGgtttcccttggggcatgcctcACGGTTATATGCCAAGTGGATACCGCCCTCAAAATGCTGAAGCTCCAGTAGTGACTATTGTGATGTCTGTACCTCCTCCTGTGGTGCATACAACTCCTTATAATGAAGAAAACATTTTTCACGCTGCTCCAAGCGAAGTTGTGGGAGTAGATGAAAGGTTAGAGGGATTTCAAGATCAGTTCTTAGAAATGCAAAGGGAAATCAACGCTCATCGAGGTAAGGATCTTTTTGTCAAGACTGCTTCCGAACTCTGATTGATTCCTAATGTTCAAATTCCACCCAAATTCAAAGTACCGActtcgagaaatacaaaggaaatTCATGTCCTTAaagtcatttggtgatgtatgctaGGAAGATGTCCACTCAGACTAACAACCATCAACTTCTGATCCACTACTTTTAAGACAGTTTAACTGGTGTCGCTCTTAagtggtacatgggcttggacaTCGTGAAGATTCATactttcaacgaccttggtgaaACTTTTGTTCgtcaatacaaatataatgtagatatggctccagacagagatCAACTCCAGGCCATGTCTCAAAAAGACAaagagagtttcaaggaatatgctcaaagGTGACGTGAAATTGTTGCACAGATTTTCCCTCCacttgaagagaaagagatgactaaaatctttttgaaaactctgagttcattctactatgaTCGCATGATCGCCAGCGCACCCAgtgatttcaccgagatggtaaacatgggcATGCGACTTGAGGAAGcagtccgagagggacgtttgaCTAAGGAAGACGACGCTTCTAGTCATGTTAAGAAATTCGCCAATAATTTCTCCAAGAAGAAAGAATCATATGTTAGTGTCGTTTCATATGGCAGACAAAGAAGAAAGTATCAACATGTTGCATCCGTTTCACCAATCATTAGTCCACCAATTGTAGCGCCAATTTATCAGCCACAATTCTCGAATCAACATTAACAAAAGTATCCTCAACGACATCCGCAACAACACCATGTTCATCAACAACCATCAAACCAACAACATCAACAGCCTCCATAATAGGCTCTTTCTCAATTCAACAATCAAAATCGTATTAAAAAAAAGGCCACAGTTTGATCCTATCCCAATGTCCTATGCAAAATTGTTTCCTGCAGTGCTAGCTAAAAATCATGTCCAGACAAGGTCTCCACCACCTGTGCCAAAGGACCTTCCCTATTGGTACAAGGCAGATCAATTTTGTGCTTACCATCAAGGGGCACCAGGACATAACATTGAAAATTGTTTTGGTCTAAATTCATATGTTCATAGGCTCATCAAGAGTGGTATCCTTTCATTTAAGGACATAAACCCCAATGTTCAAGTTAATCCTCTACCGCAACATGGTTCAACCTCAGTTAACATGGTATATGGTTTCCCGTGCAGTTTCTGGATCTATGATGTACGATTGTTGGGAGAGAACTTAGTAAAGAAACACGCCAGATATAGCAAGAATGGTTTTGTGCCTCCACATAACTACGCCTCTTTCAGGGTTTGTTCAAGGAACTCTCAAGGATGCCTAACTATTGTAACAGATCTCCAGGATCAAATGGACCAAGGTTACATTGTAGCCTACCAAGCTAGAGATTGTAATCAGGTCAATATGGTCAATAGTGACAATGAAGTGAATGTCATAGTTCCTCAGTTTAACGACTCAGAGCCTATACAAATTACTTATGATAGTCGGAAGACTTCTGTGACTCCTCTGGTCATTAACTTACCAGGCCCAGTTCCCTACCAATCTGATAAAGTCGTGCCTTAcaagtacaatgctacaatgacTGAGAATGGAAATGATGTTCCTCTACCCTCCATTGTTAACATCGCTGATATAAGCAGGGTCACAAGGAGTGGGCGTATATTTGCAAAAAGGACTGAGGTTGTCGCAACATGAAAGCAGGCTCATGTGGAGATCCCTTTTGAACCGGTTGGCCAATCTGACAACATGAATCCAAAAAGTGATAATGATGAGGTGTTGAAGATCATCAGGAAAAGTGAATACAATAGGGTGGAATAATTACTACATACACCTTCCAATATAtctgtgttatctttgttgatgaactctgaggCTCACCGTGAAGCTTTGTAGAAAGTCTTAGAACAAGCCTATGTAGACCATGATGTGACAATCAGACAGTTTGATGGTATCGTCGCTAACATCACGAcctgcaacaacttgagtttcaaTAATGAAGAGCTCCCCGAAGAAGGAAGAAATTATAACATGGCACTAAATATCTCAATCAACTGTATGAATGACTCTTTTTCAAGTGTGTTAGTGGATACAGACTCGTCTCTCAATGTCATGCCAAAGTTAACACTTTCCAGACTTTCTTTTCAAGGTACTCCTATGAAGAGTAGCAGGAttattgtcaaagcttttgatggttccagAAAAATAGTCATTGGAGAAATCGACCTTCCTAAGACCATCGGACCTCATACTTTCCAGATAACATTCCAGGTGATGGACATAGAAGCTGcgtatagttgtttattgggtCTTCCTTGGATCCATGAAGTTAGGGCAGTcacttccactctgcatcagaagcttaaatttgtgaagaacgtGAAGCTAGTGACAGTTTGTGGGGAGAACACACTAGTTGTGAGTCActtatcatctttctcttatctTGAACCTGAAGAAGCTGTTGGAACTCAATGTTCCCCAGGAAAGTGCTAAGCCTGGATTTTCTATCAAGCTTTAAAATAAACAGTCAAGCTTTTTCAGTGATCTTCATTATCCCCGGTGGAAGCTGCAAATTTTGATGATGTCCCCGGAAGAATCATTTTAAAGGTTTTCCTGACCAATTTACACCCGT is a window of Lathyrus oleraceus cultivar Zhongwan6 chromosome 6, CAAS_Psat_ZW6_1.0, whole genome shotgun sequence DNA encoding:
- the LOC127094855 gene encoding uncharacterized protein LOC127094855, which codes for MELERRNTKKYTFKCPDLTELKKLGSMIVSPEDFRAQYGRLVGILKTKVEVSDKLPFNGSEKTPTPAAIAEAFHLKTSVVKANFITKGGILGLTSRFLMDKAFIFAEADIYAFEAIFSLLIYGIVLFLNIDDFVDVNVVRIFLIGNPIPILLGYTYHSIHHMTKEGGGTIICCAPLLYKWFISHLPRSILFRENPQKLSWSQRFMSIDQGNIHWYDPSYDVGVIIDSCSEFPNVPLLGVHRGINYNPILARGQLGYPMADKPDNLLLSVFFYLNEEESSGLKDRTIHVWRNIHMKGKDRPGRKNYVAFEPYTQWVCARASELKMPYASEKPSFPYAITSSYTIPIENREEFQEILTRLKLERDAWEGKYHVLNDKKMKMEQQLKEKDDLIEILEQQAVKKQEEQEDLLLSKVHPFHEYSNIPLTSGAWKGIIDKLMVENAKLKRQKRKHQLAT